Proteins from a single region of Tachysurus vachellii isolate PV-2020 chromosome 15, HZAU_Pvac_v1, whole genome shotgun sequence:
- the plekhg2 gene encoding uncharacterized protein plekhg2 isoform X1 has translation MPEGAGHDSQKKLSNQAAKRPSSVSSLSGIVSRMASSGGTSRGSCTSVNTVCSDSDRGASLSSSTSSASLQDGHSSSSSSSLPCGAVPAYPSLPQRNGSDISLDLMPLSGSASSSSTTMPKLSRLQRVLLEIVETEQAYVRDLKSIVEDYLGCIIDCGDLPLKPEEVSTLFCNIEDIYEFNSELLEDLERSPHAAAIAECFVERSEAFDIYTIYCMNYPNSVAVLRECMKNESLVRFFQERQATLCHSLPLETYLLKPVQRILKYHLLLQELSKHFDKSDSGYEVVDDAIITMTAVAWYINDMKRKQEHAVRLQEIESLLLNWTGPDLNGFGELVLEGSFRVQRVKKERAFFLFDKMLLIAKKRMEHFIYSTHIFCCNLLLVENMKDPLCFKVSDQTIPKQQHIVQAKNQEEKRLWLHYLKRLIVENHPASLPQKARQVLGDNFCPSPQFEQEPNRKPVPSPRLDDAHGFHRGRRQSEPPEFIYTPEKARKSLPLLLEGNLPYRRGRRQSAPAKDIEAAFQQSASLKAGSEGELYTHVESLASSGSASTLASSVIEVDSGQDKMGLGQDEDEDMSPLPSPPTLSITEEIMQFINESRAREGMPELSSNVSEPRTEQLDTQCTSAQSQDLKEYQKTHVIKEEDHLHIVSNNPQDNQPLKDIQINKENDMEHFSHNLLPDSSSPKDFTDDISSEVAKHSSEIGSESLESEAVIAVLMPEKLIGQEGENAAAKNKISALTNQMEETNIRTPGELGDQSSSIHKPTDNPLLPIGEVEQKLTKSHRQIIEKIRSYYEAAEAVAEDGQISRRNSFSNIPAGLVKDSVSRFNFFVHQDSVCDSESGRSDSNENEITSASPAVPEQNARNFSQPNYTGVDAEVSHNSPGQSKTEPKSDDDEKVCDFKPCMELWKEKERKASGVHEKPKVSACNEGGFTDDKEVCAKYQLSDRRIPVFNEQLEPEKDKNKSLELKSHEKTHKTIKEAQSTAVPREKTYPNGSLEGLPSQIKVEQWSRHGKAITCSTTLYEGIAEVSSLGFFETAPMDQCLAENSEKILSKVQMLAQMYMAKSSCMKVPLHQKRTRLTKGPCKVNIPLKSQILLHQAEVKTQNHLSDIHMESVTHSAPESFGHVVVKEQFSTTHHQENYCDITGQKEQVESLEASAAEVISFESSTISTELSSEVMEQQLATNLVVDKTLTFKRDESQSQLLAVDKPVMDCYSNLINESEEFVGLKEEAHSVEETNDGLINKTSETLLSTEETPCDTQLTDTVNNDSNNVSISYPENSILKEDVSPVNIVDTSLPIELAVCLENGVSETTYNRNFQMSPDVLNFNESHQSCFSQLQCQCSPETSYANVPPLLSSRGIVSPELEGQEPVCKDLSVLSHPQASPLCKPDIDDLPNVMGSSLPPWNTPNLSFQRLSQIQPWSREQDPGIPSSASLVSSSKPLCDNSPSIPSSFSDLKSPSAFSLNLRMRSPSPNIIQSNSSTNSSLAKSLAASCISQTISQSMAKWNARMQATSPPGISNSTHTSRLRLRSPSPKSVIQNSYVQSDSSILPTKLTGSQIPNCPPSPRCSNSLRSSPATVQSPPPYHSQNLVSPASPVHIHSVPSVTHTEVDQLEQSSHTTLNSNNNNNNSICNNAWTSSNKKPSASSLLSSSSPSSQMYRAPQSHDPHKGISHNRIARPFLSSEPNSRVQSPTTSHSPSLITRICSPPLVQSSAGPLITKPPNPRTSRQGGASPFTPLSLELSQTPSTCFLSPCASPRVTSPPPIGIPTNIWCIVSPQPRNPLLTPSSPTSAEASSLSRGSRITSPVLGSSPCSLFFSQNQRNPGGSSLAFENLTGSPSSSFRNEHRSFAQNALWTVDTDSHPTSPQTHSCNGSPMCGSPGAHAPIGGTAEKINEAGKQLTNFNWPELPEMSSVCNTKDNSQRKLLPSTSCPETGQEDSELGKATCRSSLICAYVAQATPIPEKNSHIQCTDDGKQVDNVLMQGIKSPLKTSYATTVNLQIAGSGRIASFSNAQVSLTQTLAPVTESQGMRKVSINGCTLSLQNCKRL, from the exons GACTATCTGGGGTGTATCATTGACTGTGGAGACCTGCCTCTTAAACCAGAGGAGGTCAGCACACTATTCTGCAACATAGAGGACATCTATGAGTTCAACAG TGAGCTTTTGGAAGATCTGGAGCGGAGCCCTCATGCCGCAGCTATAGCTGAATGCTTTGTGGAGAGG AGTGAAGCATTtgacatttacaccatttactGCATGAACTATCCCAA CTCAGTGGCCGTCCTCAGAGAATGCATGAAGAATGAAAGCCTGGTGCGCTTCTTCCAGGAAAGACAGGCCACTCTTTGCCACTCACTGCCCCTAGAAACATACCTGCTAAAACCTGTGCAGAGGATCCTGAAGTACCACCTCTTGCTGCAG GAGCTGTCCAAGCACTTTGACAAGAGTGATTCAGGATATGAGGTGGTGGATGACGCCATCATCACAATGACAGCTGTGGCCTGGTACATCAATGACATGAAGCGGAAACAGGAACATGCAGTACGGCTCCAG GAGATTGAGAGTCTGCTACTAAACTGGACTGGTCCTGATCTCAACGGCTTTGGAGAGCTGGTTCTTGAAGGTTCCTTCCGGGTACAGAGGGTTAAAAAGGAAAGGGCTTTCTTCCTCTTTGATAAAATGCTGCTTATTGCAAAAAAGAGGATGGAGCATTTCATCTACAGCACACATATTTTT TGTTGTAACCTGCTCCTGGTGGAGAACATGAAGGATCCTCTCTGTTTCAAGGTGTCAGATCAGACAATCCCGAAACAACAGCACATTGTTCAG GCTAAAAACCAGGAGGAAAAGCGATTGTGGCTGCACTACCTCAAGAGGCTAATAGTAGAAAACCATCCTGCTTCTCTCCCTCAGAAG GCAAGACAGGTCCTTGGTGATAACTTCTGTCCAT CACCTCAGTTTGAACAGGAACCAAACCGAAAGCCTGTTCCTTCCCCAAGATTAGATGATGCTCATGGCTTTCACAGAGGAAGAAGACAATCAG AACCCCCTGAATTTATCTACACCCCTGAGAAGGCCAGGAAAAGCCTTCCCTTGCTCCTGGAAGGGAACCTGCCTTATCGCAGAGGGCGCAGACAGTCAG CTCCTGCCAAAGACATAGAAGCAGCCTTCCAACAAAGTG CCTCTTTAAAG GCTGGCAGTGAAGGTGAGCTCTACACACATGTAGAGAGCTTGGCCTCCTCAGGCAGTGCCAGTACTCTTGCATCATCAGTCATTGAGGTTGATTCAGGCCAGGATAAAATGGGTCTTGGtcaggatgaagatgaagacatGTCACCTCTCCCTTCACCTCCAACGCTTTCCATCACTGAAGAAATCATGCAGTTTATCAATGAGAGTCGTGCACGAGAAGGCATGCCAGAGTTGTCTTCTAATGtg AGTGAGCCCAGGACAGAGCAGTTGGACACCCAGTGTACCAGTGCCCAGTCACAGGACCTAAAGGAGTATCAGAAAACACATGTAATAAAAGAGGAAGATCATCTCCATATTGTTTCCAATAACCCTCAGGATAATCAACCTCTAAAagatattcaaataaataaagaaaatgacatgGAGCATTTTTCACATAATTTACTTCCTGACTCATCCTCTCCAAAAGATTTTACGGACGATATTTCCTCTGAAGTGGCCAAACATAGCTCTGAAATTGGAAGTGAATCATTGGAATCAGAGGCAGTCATAGCAGTTCTAATGCCTGAGAAACTCATTGGGCAAGAAGGTGAAAACGCTGctgccaaaaataaaatatctgccTTAACAAATCAAATGGAGGAAACTAACATTAGAACCCCAGGTGAGCTGGGTGATCAGTCCTCTTCCATACACAAACCGACTGATAATCCTCTCTTGCCTATAGGGGAAGTTGAACAAAAGCTGACTAAAAGTCACAGGCAGATCATTGAAAAAATTCGCAGCTACTATGAGGCAGCAGAGGCAGTGGCTGAGGATGGACAAATTTCACGTAGGAATAGCTTTTCTAACATCCCTGCTGGACTGGTAAAAGACTCTGTGTCACGCTTTAATTTCTTTGTTCACCAAGACAGTGTATGTGATTCTGAGAGTGGACGCTCTGATTCCAACGAGAATGAAATTACATCTGCATCACCTGCTGTACCTGAACAAAATGCAAGGAATTTCAGTCAGCCTAACTACACCGGTGTCGATGCTGAAGTCAGCCATAACAGCCCAGGGCAAAGTAAGACTGAGCCaaaatctgatgatgatgagaaggTCTGTGACTTTAAACCCTGTATGGAGCTttggaaagagaaggagagaaaagccTCAGGAGTTCATGAGAAACCAAAAGTGTCTGCTTGTAATGAGGGTGGATTTACTGATGACAAAGAAGTTTGTGCAAAATATCAATTGTCTGATAGGAGGATTCCTGTATTCAATGAACAGCTTGAACCTGAAAAGGACAAGAACAAAAGCTTAGAGCTTAAGAGccatgagaaaacacacaaaactatcAAAGaagctcagtccactgctgtgcCCAGAGAAAAGACTTACCCTAATGGCAGTTTGGAAGGTCTACCCAGTCAAATTAAAGTGGAGCAGTGGTCTCGCCATGGTAAGGCGATCACCTGCAGTACGACACTTTACGAAGGCATTGCAGAGGTGTCAAGTCTAGGATTCTTTGAAACTGCTCCAATGGATCAGTGTTTAGCAGAGAACTCAGAAAAAATTCTGAGTAAGGTACAGATGCTAGCACAAATGTATATGGCCAAGTCAAGTTGTATGAAGGTACCATTACATCAGAAAAGAACACGGTTAACAAAGGGACCATGTAAAGTGAATATCCCTTTAAAGTCGCAGATACTGCTACATCAGGCAGAAGTGAAGACACAGAATCACCTCTCAG ATATTCACATGGAGTCTGTTACACACTCTGCACCTGAGTCATTTGGGCATGTGGTTGTTAAAGAGCAATTCTCTACAACCCACCACCAAGAAAATTATTGTGATATTACTGGACAAAAGGAGCAAGTTGAAAGTCTTGAAGCTAGTGCAGCAGAAGTCATTTCATTCGAATCCTCCACGATTTCAACTGAGTTATCATCTGAAGTAATGGAACAACAATTGGCCACAAATTTGGTAGTAGATAAAACTCTGACCTTTAAGAGGGATGAATCTCAAAGTCAGCTATTGGCTGTGGACAAACCAGTAATGGATTGCTATTCTAACTTGATAAATGAATCAGAAGAATTTGTAGGCCTCAAAGAAGAAGCACACAGTGTTGAAGAGACGAATGATGGTTTAATTAATAAGACTTCTGAAACTTTACTGTCTACAGAGGAAACACCATGTGATACCCAGCTGAcagatacagtaaataatgattCCAATAATGTTTCTATATCTTACCCTGAGAACTCCATTCTGAAAGAAGATGTATCCCCTGTAAACATTGTGGATACATCACTTCCAATAGAATTGGCTGTGTGCTTAGAAAATGGCGTCTCAGAAACAACATACAACAGAAATTTCCAAATGTCACCAGATGTGCTCAACTTTAATGAATCACATCAGTCATGTTTTTCACAACTACAATGTCAATGTTCACCTGAAACAAGCTATGCAAATGTACCACCTCTACTCAGTTCCAGAGGAATTGTAAGTCCAGAGTTAGAAGGCCAAGAGCCAGTATGCAAAGATTTATCAGTCTTGAGCCACCCCCAAGCATCGCCGCTCTGTAAACCTGACATAGATGATCTGCCTAATGTGATGGGAAGCAGCTTGCCTCCCTGGAACACACCAAACCTATCCTTTCAAAG aCTTTCACAGATACAACCCTGGTCCAGAGAACAAGATCCAGGCATTCCTTCATCAGCTTCTTTGGTCTCTTCCAGTAAACCATTATGTGATAATTCTCCAAGCATTCCTTCAAGTTTCTCTGACTTAAAGTCACCATCTGCCTTCAGTCTTAACCTTCGGATGCGCTCACCCTCCCCAAATATAATCCAGTCAAACTCCTCTACAAATTCTTCCCTTGCCAAATCACTTGCTGCTTCTTGTATTAGTCAGACCATTTCACAAAGCATGGCCAAGTGGAATGCTCGCATGCAAGCTACCTCTCCCCCTGGAATTTCCAATTCAACGCATACATCGCGTCTAAGACTGAGGTCTCCTTCCCCTAAATCTGTCATCCAGAACTCATATGTACAGTCGGATTCTAGCATTTTACCAACTAAATTGACAGGAAGCCAAATTCCAAATTGTCCTCCTTCTCCTCGCTGTTCTAATAGTCTGCGATCTAGCCCAGCAACTGTACAGTCCCCTCCTCCTTATCACAGCCAGAATTTAGTGTCCCCTGCTTCCCCTGTACATATCCACTCAGTACCCTCTGTTACTCATACTGAGGTGGATCAACTCGAACAGTCTTCACATACTACACTGAAtagcaataacaacaacaataacagtaTTTGTAATAATGCCTGGACAAGTAGTAATAAAAAGCCATCAGCATCATccttattatcatcatcatcaccatcatcacaaaTGTACAGAGCTCCTCAGTCTCATGATCCACATAAAGGGATCTCCCACAACAGAATTGCTCGGCCATTCCTCTCCTCTGAGCCTAACTCACGTGTGCAGTCCCCCACAACCTCTCACTCACCATCTCTGATCACACGTATCTGTTCCCCACCACTTGTCCAGAGTAGTGCTGGTCCATTAATAACCAAGCCTCCAAATCCACGGACTTCCAGACAGGGTGGGGCCAGTCCTTTCACACCATTGTCTTTAGAGCTTTCTCAAACACCTTCAACCTGCTTTTTGTCCCCATGTGCAAGTCCAAGGGTAACTTCCCCACCTCCTATTGGCATTCCTACAAACATATGGTGTATTGTAAGCCCTCAGCCCAGGAATCCACTACTGACACCTTCCTCTCCAACAAGTGCAGAGGCAAGTTCTCTTTCAAGAGGCTCCAGAATCACTTCACCAGTGTTGGGATCATCACCATGTTCACTGTTCTTTTCTCAGAACCAGAGAAATCCAGGAGGAAGCAGCTTGGCATTTGAGAACTTGACAGGAAGCCCATCAAGTTCATTCAGAAATGAGCATAGATCCTTTGCTCAGAATGCACTGTGGACAGTAGATACTGATTCACACCCAACTAGTCCTCAAACACACTCCTGTAATGGTTCCCCTATGTGTGGTAGTCCAGGAGCTCACGCTCCTATTGGGGGGACTGCTGAGAAAATCAATGAAGCTGGAAAGCAGCTAACAAACTTTAACTGGCCAGAACTGCCTGAAATGTCATCCGTCTGTAACACAAAGGACAACTCTCAGCGTAAACTTTTACCCTCAACATCTTGTCCTGAAACTGGACAAGAGGACTCAGAACTGGGGAAGGCTACTTGCCGGAGTAGCCTCATCTGTGCCTATGTGGCTCAAGCCACCCCGATACCTGAAAAGAACAGTCATATTCAGTGCACAGATGATGGAAAACAAGTGGATAATGTGTTAATGCAAGGGATCAAGTCACCATTAAAAACCAGTTATGCCACGACTGTCAACCTACAGATTGCTGGGAGTGGGAGAATTGCATCCTTTAGTAATGCCCAGGTTAGCCTGACTCAAACTTTGGCACCAGTGACAGAGAGCCAGGGCATGAGAAAAgtcagcataaatggctgcacACTGTCACTGCAGAACTGCAAAAGACTCTAA